CTGCAGGCGCTGGAGGCGGCAGGCGCGGCGTCCGGCAGCAAACAGGTGGCGGAGGCCGTTAAGAACGCGGCAGAGGGCATCCAGGAAGGGCAAAGCATTGCCGCGCCGCTGGAGGAAAGCGGATTTTTCCCGCCGATGCTGATCGACATGGTCGGCGTGGGGGAGGAAACGGGCCAGTTGTCCGGCCTGTTAAGCCAAGTGGCGGACTTTTACGAGGAAGAGGTGGCCACCATGACCAAAGGTTTGACCTCCATGCTCGAGCCGGTTTTGCTGATAACCATCGGTATCGTTACCGGCAGCATTGTTATATCCATATACCTGCCGATTTTTACGGTTGTCACCTCGGTAGGGAGGTAGGGGGATGCTGTCGCCGGGGCCTCTGGGGCAAAAAGGGTGTGTGCAGGCCGGGAATATTGAAGCGGCCATGGCGGCATATTTACAGGACGGCAGTGCCGAGAGCCTGCAAAAAGTGGTGGAGGCCGGCACGAGGCTGGTCCACTATTTCGTCGGACTCTACGCGCCCGGCCATTCCAGGGAGGATCTGGTTCAGTCCGGCTTTGAGGGCCTGCTGAAGGCGGCAAAAAGGTACGACCCGGGACGGGGCGTTAGCTTCTCCACTTACGCCTCGCACTGCATTATGGGGGAGGTCCGCCACTTTATCCGCAAGGAGGCCTCCTTTAGCCGCCCCGGCTGGGCGGCAGGGCTGCAGGAAAGGGTGAACCGCTTTCTGGAGGAATATTTAAATGAAAAAGGCGAACTGCCCACGCTGGATCAAATTGCCGGGGCGGTTAATATCCGGAAGGAAGGGCTGCTTCAGGTCATGCGGGTGGGCTGGGTGGCGCCGGACGAAATAGATGTGAGCAAGATCCGCAGCCAGCGCTACGAAAGCTTTCAATTGCCGGTAGAGGACCGCATCGTTCTCAGGCAGGCGGTGGAAAAGCTTACGGAACTGCAGCGCAGGGTAATTGCCATGCTTTTTTTTAAAAACATGACCCAGGGCGAGGCGGCCGAGGAACTGGGAATCACCCAGCGCAAGGTGTCCAGGGTCCTGCACAAAAGCTTAAAGCTGCTGAGGGATATTATGTCCCCGTGAAGTCGGCATAATTAATCTTTGCTTTGAGGGGGTAAAGGCTGCATGGGATTTCTGAAATCCGGCGGTTCGGTGGGGCTGGATATAGATGCCGGCGTTATCCGTGCGGTCGAGCTGAAGGGCAGGACCAGAGCGGCAGCTTTGGCCGCCGCCGGCCGGATTGAGATACCCGCCGGTGCGGTGGAGGAAGGTGCGGTGGCGGATGTGGAAGTTGTCGCAGGCGCCTTGAAAGAGCTGTGGAAGGACGCCCGCATCGGCAGCCGCGACGTGATCGTGGGCGTGTCCAACCAGGTCGTTCTGATGAGGATAGCCAGGCTGCCGAAGGTGCCGGCAAACAAGCTGGAAAAAGTGGTCCGCTTCCAGGCCGGGGACTACTTCCCCATTCCCCTGGAACAACTGGTGCTGGATTTCTTTTTGATCGGCGAGGTGGAGGGCGGGGACGGCCCGGAAATGGAGGTGCTGCTTGTCGCGGCCAGGCGGGAAAACCTGGGCGGGCTGCTTGATGCCCTCTCCGCTGCCTCTTTAAGACCGCTGGCAATCGATGCCTCGTCGCTGGCCCTGCTGCGCACGCTGCCCGGCGAGAGGCAGGCCGGTGCCGTGGCCATGCTGGACTTATCGACCGGCCGGAACTGCTCTTTCATGATTGCCGAAAACGGCGTTCCCCGCCTGGCCAGGTCCATTTTGCAGTTTCAGCCTGCCGCCGCGCAGAAAAACCCTGCCGGGCTGTTTGCCGGCCTGGGCGGCGGCGCCCTGGTGGCGGCGGCAGATGACGGGGGAGAAAAAGCGGCCGATGAAAGCGGCATCGGCGGGTGGGTGGAGGCGCTGGCAAACGAGGTCCGTGCGTCCATCGCCTATTACCTGTCGCAAAGGAACGTGGAATACGTGGAGGCCATTGTTCTCAGCGGCAGCGGGGCGCGAATGGCAGGTTTGCCTGAGATGATTCAAGAGGAACTGGATGTTCCGGTTGAAATAATAAAACCCCTGGCCGTGCTTGGCGGCTCTGTTCCCGGCAGTTGCTCCTTTCTGTCTGCCGAGGAGCCCGATTTTGCCGTAAGCATAGGCCTGGCCGTGAGAGGTTTGGAGCACAGATAAAAATGGACATAAGAATTAATCTTCTACCTCCGGAAATGATTGCCCGGCACGGCCGGTGGCGCCGGCAGCGGCGGCTTTACCTGGCCGGCGGGGCTGGGCTGGCCGTGCTGCTGGCGGCCCATGCCGTTCTTTTTGCAGCCACCCAACTGGTCGGCCACAACGTCAACCGCTTGGTTAAAGAGCGCCAGGCCATAGAGGGGGAGATTCAGGCCTACCGGAAGTTTTCCGAAATGAAGGCGCAGGCGGAGGAAATTGAAAAACTGCTGCAAAAAGCCAGGGGCACGCCGCCGGACATTAAGAGAACGCTGGCCGAAATAAGCTTGCGGATACCTCTGAACGTCTGGCTGACCGAGATAACCGTAGGCGGCGCGGAAGGGGGCAAAAGCCCCGCCGCCGGTGCCAAGACGGAGGGGGCGGCAGGCGGCAAAGGCGGCCAGTCGGCCGGCGCCCCGTCCGCAAGCGGCCAGGGCAGGGCAAAGGCGGCTCCGGCCGGGAACGCCATGGAGGTTACCATCAAGGGCTGGGCCTTCGGTCATTCCGCGGTGGCCGTCTGGCTGGAGGACCTGGAAAAGGTGTACGGCCTGAGCGACGTTCAGTGCCAGCTTTCAAACAGCGAAAAGCTCGGGGAGAGTTTCATGACCCGCTTTGAAATAAAGGCCGGACTGGTTTCAGGGACGGCGGGAGGGGCAGGCGGATCCTGATGGCAGGCAAAAGCCGCGAGTCCAAAAACGTAATGCCGGTTCTGGCCGGTGCGGCCCTACTTGTCCTTTTAGTCTTCCTGCTGAACGTGCAGGTTAAAGCTTACAGGAACGCCAGGGCCGCCCTGGAGAGGGAAAGGGCGGCCTGCCGGCAGGCGCAGATGATGCTGGCGGACCTGAAAGAGGCCGAAAAGCAGGCCGGCCTTCTGGCGGAAAAGCTGGCAAAGTACCAGAAGATGATGCCCGGGGAGCCTGAGCAAAACACCCTGATTGCCGAACTGAACGCCTGTGCCGCTGAGTCTGGCGTCAACCTGCAGCAGATCAGCTTCGGCAGCCGGCTGGCTAAAGAGGGGTATACCGAAATGCCCCTGGAACTGGTTCTGGAAGGGCGCTACCACGATCTCCTGGCCTTTCTGGAGGATATTCAGAGAGACGGGCGGCGGGCGGTTCGCCTCGACAGCATTAAAATGAGCCAGGGGCGTGAGGAGCAAACCCTGGTCAGGGCCGATGTTGCCGCCAGCGTATTTTATATCTCGAAGAAAAAGACAAGCTAGGGCAGGAGCATAAGGAAAGGAAGGAGCGGTAGGATGAAGGGTTCCATGGAGCGGATGAAAAGCAGCCTGAAACTGGGGCAAATGACCGCTTTCTTGAAGGACTGCTTAAGCGACAGCAGGAAGAGGATTTATGTCTACATCATAAGCGGGATTTTGCTGCTGGCAGTTTTGCTGGGAAGCATGGCCGCCCTGAAATCCCGGAGCAGCAAGGAGTTAAGCGGGACTCTCGGTGAGGGGGAGAAAAAAGCCGCCCAAAGCCTGACCTACCTGCCGGACACAGAAAGGGAGAAAGAAGGCCAGGGTAATGACTCAACAGCATCCCTGCGCGACCCGTTTACCGGGGCCGTGGTTTTAAAGGGGATTATCAAGGGCGGGGATAAGGATTTCGCCATTATTGAAGCTGGCCAGGTGGCTTATGTGGTTAGCAAGGGGGACGCCGTGGCGGGAATATGGACGGTGAAGGGCATTGAAAAGGACGGCGTTGTTCTGGCGTCAGGTAAACAGGAGCTCCGCCTGGGCTTTGGCGGGCGGCTCAAGTCTGCTTCAGGGGCGGGGGCGGCCGGAGAGGCCGGCAGCAGCAGGACGGAAGGCGGCGAGCCCAGGCAAAGCCGGGAAAGCGCGGCCGGGCGGAACGGTGGTGAGTTTTAAGAATGAGCAGGGAATTCATCAGTATAAATTTTAAAAAAGCCATGAGGAAGCTGCTCAGGTCCGCCGCACCGGTGCTTGTGTTTACGGCCGCCGTATTGAGTTGCGGGCCGGGCCTGGGGGTGTCCGGCGGCAGCCTGCCGCCGGCGGGGAGCGGTGTCTACGGCCAGTTCGATTACTACGCTGCCGGGGACGGCGGCACCGTCAGCCTGGATTTGCGGGGGGCCGACCTGCGGGACGTGTTATCCGCCCTTGCCATTAAATTGGGCGTCAATATTGTGGTTGTGAACACCAAGCCGGTTGAGGTGAATTTAAAGGCCGACGGCGTAACGGCCAGGCAGGCTTTAGAAATGGTTGTCCAGAGCAACGGCCTGGCCTACCTGCAAAGCGGCGACCTGATCGTTGTGGGGGAAGCCGGTTCGCTGCGCAAAGACTTTTTCAGCCAGATGATTTTGACCAGGTTTGACACCTGGTACGTCCCGGCCGCAAAGATTATTGCCATGATTAAGGAACTGGGCCTGGACGATTCGCTGAAGGTGCTGTCCATCGACACCAACCCCAACGTCTTCTGGGCCCAGGGCACCGTGCAGTCCTTGAGAAAGGTGAGGGAACTGGTCAGCGCCGTGGATACGGCGGAAAACAGGGAAAGCGCGGTCTCTTCGCAGGTTCCGCTTGAGTACAGGACGCTTACCCTG
The window above is part of the Pelotomaculum thermopropionicum SI genome. Proteins encoded here:
- a CDS encoding hypothetical membrane protein produces the protein MSREFISINFKKAMRKLLRSAAPVLVFTAAVLSCGPGLGVSGGSLPPAGSGVYGQFDYYAAGDGGTVSLDLRGADLRDVLSALAIKLGVNIVVVNTKPVEVNLKADGVTARQALEMVVQSNGLAYLQSGDLIVVGEAGSLRKDFFSQMILTRFDTWYVPAAKIIAMIKELGLDDSLKVLSIDTNPNVFWAQGTVQSLRKVRELVSAVDTAENRESAVSSQVPLEYRTLTLTQIPPSRAVELLKEAGVEITHCLKLDNRLLVFDRTLFPMWDQVESLVAQLDIQPANKYKVFVYQLKNIVAADAAARLKEFGFEDVKTVTYSNDRFGRELLVICPPYLETSVRSALSSLDGVRSKTKMPVLTMTGTSSYEGLVAVRELLSELSDVPIGSFSISRNLSGDEDNPVYALWVEETPDRIMLIKDLIGELDIGGGKGGSKESSGTE
- the PilO gene encoding tfp pilus assembly protein PilO; this encodes MAGKSRESKNVMPVLAGAALLVLLVFLLNVQVKAYRNARAALERERAACRQAQMMLADLKEAEKQAGLLAEKLAKYQKMMPGEPEQNTLIAELNACAAESGVNLQQISFGSRLAKEGYTEMPLELVLEGRYHDLLAFLEDIQRDGRRAVRLDSIKMSQGREEQTLVRADVAASVFYISKKKTS
- the FliA gene encoding DNA-directed RNA polymerase specialized sigma subunit; translation: MLSPGPLGQKGCVQAGNIEAAMAAYLQDGSAESLQKVVEAGTRLVHYFVGLYAPGHSREDLVQSGFEGLLKAAKRYDPGRGVSFSTYASHCIMGEVRHFIRKEASFSRPGWAAGLQERVNRFLEEYLNEKGELPTLDQIAGAVNIRKEGLLQVMRVGWVAPDEIDVSKIRSQRYESFQLPVEDRIVLRQAVEKLTELQRRVIAMLFFKNMTQGEAAEELGITQRKVSRVLHKSLKLLRDIMSP
- the PilM gene encoding tfp pilus assembly protein, ATPase PilM, giving the protein MGFLKSGGSVGLDIDAGVIRAVELKGRTRAAALAAAGRIEIPAGAVEEGAVADVEVVAGALKELWKDARIGSRDVIVGVSNQVVLMRIARLPKVPANKLEKVVRFQAGDYFPIPLEQLVLDFFLIGEVEGGDGPEMEVLLVAARRENLGGLLDALSAASLRPLAIDASSLALLRTLPGERQAGAVAMLDLSTGRNCSFMIAENGVPRLARSILQFQPAAAQKNPAGLFAGLGGGALVAAADDGGEKAADESGIGGWVEALANEVRASIAYYLSQRNVEYVEAIVLSGSGARMAGLPEMIQEELDVPVEIIKPLAVLGGSVPGSCSFLSAEEPDFAVSIGLAVRGLEHR
- a CDS encoding hypothetical membrane protein; protein product: MDIRINLLPPEMIARHGRWRRQRRLYLAGGAGLAVLLAAHAVLFAATQLVGHNVNRLVKERQAIEGEIQAYRKFSEMKAQAEEIEKLLQKARGTPPDIKRTLAEISLRIPLNVWLTEITVGGAEGGKSPAAGAKTEGAAGGKGGQSAGAPSASGQGRAKAAPAGNAMEVTIKGWAFGHSAVAVWLEDLEKVYGLSDVQCQLSNSEKLGESFMTRFEIKAGLVSGTAGGAGGS